Genomic window (Osmerus eperlanus chromosome 26, fOsmEpe2.1, whole genome shotgun sequence):
AGTTTAGATTGTATTTAGGCATATCCTATTAGTTTAATGGGCTAGTGCTAATATTATAGGCTTCATCTTTTTCAGCCATTAAGAAGGCCTAAATATTGTGTATACTTTACTGCTTAAAATGTAGGCATACTGCAATAATCGGATGAGCCTGGCCCgacaaaggagaaaaaaggattgaaaataaataacatgggggggggggggcatagccTATTAATTCACAACCGCAGCATGGCTTATTATTAATGAATTAGAACCGTGCACCCTCTCCTGCACAgtgcaataaataaataatgttttGAAGCCTTGCATAAGAAAAAAACGTCCTTACTGGCGCTTGGTTGGAATTGTTATGATAATATTAGGCTATTCCGGACTAGCCTATACCCTATATAGCCTGTAGTCTACAATAAATCAGTCACAAATCATCAGGATATAGCAATGATATAAATTACGCCCAGCAGATAACACCTTTGTCTGCTATTCCTGAAGCTGGAAACTTGAAAATTGCAACTTTAATCGTTGTATAGGCCAATGTTTCCTGTAATCTACGAACTCGAATATAGCATCGTCTATAAAACCTCAAAAACCAACATAGAATAAATAGCCAGCAACTAATTCGCATTGTTAATAATTACCAACAGGTCTAAATAATCCGGAGCAGGGGCATAATAGCTGTCGATAGCCTCAGGAACATTGTCTGGTCTGTAGCCTATGTTTTAATGAGACAAAAGTGGACCACTGAACAAGGCCTTCGTATCCTTAAATGAGGGTCTGACGCTTGTGTTGTTCAATGATGATCCGATCCTCCGTTCTGCGTCGTGAATACCGATTTATATGCAAATGAAGCTTGAAAGAAATACGACAAAATGTCTTTGTTAGGGCTTCTTATTCCCACATATCTAATATAGGCCTATCTATCATTATAATTTCATGTAGGGCCTAGTCTTATTTCAGTATCCTAAAGCCTTACGTAGGCCTATTGGTGTTAAGGACAGCAAGTGAGATTATTGCCAAACAGAATTGTAGGCTATAGGGACTGAAAATGTAAAGTATAGTTCTCCTGTCAAATTTCAGACCAGCAAAGGTCAATTTGGCTTCAACAAGAATTTCCGACCGAAATCAGCAAACGATTCACCAATTAGGGAAGCCCAAACAAACGTGCCTCGAGGCGTTTCCACTCTAGTCAATTCACATGAAAGCATCTCCTGCAACTATTCTCTAGGGTAGGCTACATGATTATAGTTAAAGAAAAATAAAGTATTTTAATGTTCATTTAATTACAGTCCCACGTGATATTGGTTTAGGGGCTTGGTCACTGATAGCAACACTAACCCAAACGAAACCGATATTTAAAATTAAATGAACCAGGCTACTCAAAACACCGTTTGTGTCTAGGCACACACAAAAATCCCCCGTGCTGGCCAACTCAGTAATGGTTTTATAGTTTGAATACATGTTTACAGCCTGGTCCCCCTGGCCCAAATGCGCAAAATTACAAATAAATCatgaaaaattaaaatgttcTATAGGTCTATAACCATTAAGCTACGCTATGGCTACAATTCAATCAACCGTAGTTGGTCTATGCGCGTTTCAAGTCCATTGCAGTCCTGGGACATGTAGGCCAATGAACAAGGGTCTTTATCTCAAGGGACGTTTTATTTGTTTAAACTATTTCCTTGATGTAGCTACTTGATGTAGGCCTATACATGATCACGCTGGGAATGTCGCGCTTGCTGTCTGTCCGACGCTGTCCTTGGAGTTCTGCTCCAAAAGAACAGCTGTTCACCCGGGACCACCTTCCCGATTCCCAGGCCTTCTTAGCATCGCATTTAATCAAACCATTTATTCTCATCACCATGAAGCCAACACATATGCACGGCGAGCGGAATTCAATTGAAAACGGTGTTACTGCACAACGTTTTGATTCTTAAAAATTGGTGTTTAATATTAGGCAATGAACTTAGTCATAATAGTCCAAACTCGCTACCTTTGCGAATGCCGTTTTTAGGCATGGCATTTCGTCGAAAGCGATGGGGTCGTTCTTCATTTATTTTGATAGAAGTGTCTGAAATGCATTTAATATCATTATTTCTTTATTCAACCCTTTCTCGTCCATCTAATAAACTTTAAAAGTTTATTTTCTAGTATAAGTGTATTtgtacaaaaaacaaacaaacaatcagaCATAGGCTATAAACAGTCCTTTTTCTGTCATGGCGTTGATTCAGTTCGTTGTAGCCTATGTTAGAACTGGCTCGTTAAATACCGCCTTTACTTCTTCTGTAAAATTGTCTTTATATAGTGTCTCTAGAAAAGTATGGTCAGGGTTCAGCGCAGTTACTCACATCACATGTGTTTAAACTGTTTTCTGGTAAACGTCTTATTTATCGCTGATGCTGTGTACCGGGGATGGAGTTAGCCAGTGGGTTTAATGCCGGTTGCCCCCCTGGCCCAAGGCCATGGATGAGTACTCTCGGGACAAGAGGTCTCTGGAGACTGGGATGAGGAGCCGAAGGAGTCCGGTACATACTGCTGTACATCGCTGCTGCCGCGGCGGCTGCTGTAGTGCTGTCCATGGTGCCCAACAAGCTGGGGTGGTAGAAATACGGCGACGGGAACATTCTTTGTAAGGCGGAGTAATTTCCGGCTTCAGCCAGTAGCTCTAATCCAACCGCTGTCTGTCTCTTCCACTTCGTCCTGAAATCAGATCAGAATACATCAAATCAATTATTCAACATGTTCAGGTTTGGCATattccccacacaccctcctaatTGGTTAAGTCTCATTATTAGGAGCATGAATCGCTGGCATGGCTTTATCTTAAATTAGGCAAAAGAAATATCCAAATAACGGTTTAGGCCATTTTTATATGCGATAATTAATTTGTGGGTTAAAATCATTCCTTGAATTGTGTAACAATCGTATTGTTGTTGAGTAGGCTATAGGCCTATATTAATCATGGCTTGTTACAAAAATAATTCTTAATGTCACCTACTGCTAGTGAATTTGTTATATTTGTTATAACTTGGAAAATTGTGAGAACATTAAAAATTAACCATTAACCATAttctaaaataaaataatctaaAATATTGTCTGAATATGACAGAAATAATGCCTGACGTATAGATAGGCCTATTAACTAAACGATCTTAATTACCCTTTTATTTAAATTACTCACAAATACTAGCTACTTATTTTTAAATGATCTAATCAATTTGGCATATGTTCATaagaaacattttaaaataggaAGATTATCCTACATTATGTAACATATGAGCTACAAATTATCCTGTTTAAGGCCTATCCGCATTTGCACATAGCTTATAAGGCCTCATTGTTGGGAAATAAATCTAAGATCATTATGAACTGATGTCAAAAATTACATGTCTCCTAAACTGTTGGCATAAATGCCAAAAAACGTGGCCATGAAAATAGGTTTCCGCAAGAAATTCGGCGTTGCCAGCTCAAGTCTGATTACTGTTTGCATATCATCACACATATTATGGTGATGCCAAATTAATAAGTGGAAGAATTGCAGACACATACCGTCGATTTTGGTACCAGGTTTTCACCTGCGTGTCCGTCAGGTTGAGTGCTGCAGCCAGGTCCATGCGGTCTTGCACGCTGAGGTATTTTTGACGCTCAAAGCTTCGTTCCAGTTGATTCAGTTGATGGTCTGAAAAGGCCGTCCGTGCTTTGCGAGGTTTTTTCGATCGCACAGGCGGACTGTCTCTGCTACTTGAGATTTCCCGGTCACCCTCCTCTTTTGATCCTAAATGAAAAACAGATGATAATAGATTAGTGAGTTGTAATAATTATATGATTAAACTTTACTTAGCCTATCAAGTGAGCGGCTTCAGTTTCAACCCAAATGTATAGTAACTTGATATACCCTAACTAAATACATCATTTTAGTGGTATCAAGACGCCAATAGGCCGATACAAGTTTTGTAAAACCTAAGAAATCTGGTGGATATGAGGCACACGTGTGTTAAACAAGACAAATCAAGGCCAAAAATAAAGTGGACTAGGCCTATTTGTCAACAAAAGTTGTGGGTTTTTTTCCAGATAAAAAACACTGGGAAATCGATATGTCAATCCATCTCTATTTGTAGCTGTTTTTGCAGTGCTTCATGATCCCCCCTCTAGGAAGAACAATAATCTCTCTAATTGACCCACTTGGGAGGCTTGCGCACGGGGAAAATCGTCAGGCTTACATCTGTTTTCGGCTCTATTATGCTAATAAAAAATGAGTTGAAACGAAAACCTTGCAATAGCCTACTATTTTCTCAGACAGTTTTATATACATAGACTCATGTAAATTCAAGATACAAAACATTGGTAAAAATGTGCTTTAGTTGTGGCTAAAGCCTAGCTAATAGTAGCAAATATAACATTGCCTATCGTAATTCCTTTAAGTATTATTgctgttattgttattattgctGCTTAAATTATTTTCTGCACAGTAGCCTAAATATTATTTCTAGGCTAGTAACCTTGTAGCTGTAGAATAATCATTACTAGTAGCCTATTATAAGGTGCTATTCGGCTATTTAGTGTGACCTATTTGTAAAATAAACCCtgcatgtaaaaaaataaataaatctataACCCAGTGTGGTTTGATAAACACAACCTAgaacattttcaaaaaatatatttttaattttAAACAAATGTGTCCTTACCGTTGCATTTCATTTCACTTTGAATGTCGTCTCTCTTGTCCAACTTGTTCCTATTTTCATCTTGTTCCAGTTTGGGCCTGAACCCGTCCGGGCCCGTGGCACTCTCTGGTtttggtgtgtggtggggtgacgATACACTGGTGCTGTAAGGTGCACAAGCTGCTAGGGGTTTGCTGTCACCTAAAATGTCTTTGATTAAAAATGAAGAGGTGGCAGTCCTCGGGGCACAGCCGGCCCCTCCAAGCTGCTGGGGCTGAGGCGATAGCTGCAAACTTGGTGGCTggttgtgatggtggtgatgatgctgAAGGCTGTCTTGCGCCAGATGAGGATCGGCGTGCTCCATAGTTACGGAGATGGGGGACGAGGGGGCTGTTCCAACAGTGTCTATCTCCGAACATGGTGACGGGGTGGCCTGGCTCCTGAAATCCGCTGTCCTGCTGTCGCCGAGACGAAAATCTCCGTTCATTAGCACGGGGTTGCCAGAGTTGTTAGCGTTGGATAAAATAGTGTCTATTCCAAAATTCGACCCGCTGGATCCTTCCATAGTAAGAAAATTATTGATCAAGTCTTCATAACAACGTCGAAACGCTTGTTACCCCCATGTAATTCTAAACTAAACGAAAATAGTACGAGGACACAAATGTGTGGCGTGTGCACTCacaagaaataaaataaactttCACACGAAAAGTAGTAAAATAAATAGTCGAAGACGAAATCCAAGTCTGAAGTACGGTCCAAGACGTTGCTACATTCAGTGAAAATCAGGAGAGCAGTGGGTCTATGTAGCCCGGTCCACGTCCTTTTGTTTTGGATATTGAACTTTCTCTCAAAGTTGAGGTGTGGAGAGATTCTGAAGGCTAACTCCTCGACATCACGCTCCCCTTTTGCTTGTAATCGTTCTAGTGTTGCTCTACAATGACTTCCTATACTGACGTCACGGCCCACGGCGAGGGGAACTAATATTTTCTCCTTTATCATAACACTCCgtgtttctctcccccttctgtcattggttacaACATGACGGCCCCTGCATCTCACCAATCAGGGAGTTGTTTCTTTATCTTGACAATTTCAAGCCAGATATTGAATTATCGTTGCTCTTTTAATACATGCCTGTGTTTCACGATCATGCTTCAACATAAGCTTTCATGTAAGCAGAAAAACTGGGATTTGGGGAACAGATTAAATTGTTTTGTTTGATTTGATCGAACGGCTAAAGTAAGCCTGTGTAACAATACAATGGAATGACAGTGTTAGGTTAGGCTATAGCTTTAGGGTCGTTTTTTAAACATTGCTTTAATAACTGAACAAAATGTGGCTAATACTTGAAAGACTGATTAGGGTTAGTTTGTTTCAACAATGGAAGTGCAAGAATGTCTTCTAGCAAAGATCTGGTAAACCTCTATTTGTTGTTCAAATATTCGGCTGGATTAATGTCTATAAAAAACTTGCATTTTGCTTAAAATGCGTGGATTGGGAACAGGCCATTTTACAAAGGCAGGTTCTCTTAATTTGGGCTCTTCATAGCTCAAAGTTAATGGTGGTAATTGAGAGAGTGGAATATACTGCGAAATTGGGACATTTACTGTATTTTACATAGCCTAGAATTTACTGAAATTTTGAATTAGGCTATCTGCATTCATTAGAATTAGCGTTTAGTAAAATCTGTGTTTCATAATATCACACTTATTTTAAAATCGGTTATATCAGTGATTCTCAAAGGGGTgcaaatgctttgagacttacCGGTACAACTCAGGGTAAACGGGAGGAGTGGTGACTGTCATGATAGCGCATATCTTGTTAACCACCGTGTCGTCCTAATTAGTACAGTAATTATGAGGCGTTAATGAGCGTTCAAAGGTATTAGAATTTCAGCACTTTCTGACGTGGGATTGTAGGACATTGGAAATATGTGGAATGCGTTCCTTACAGTCGCCAGTGACAAGAGTGCTGTTGGTATGTTCTATAAAATGACAGATATTGTCATTCGGGCTCTAACGGATTAGTGAAAGTCTAATTTAGTTACACTATATATTTAACCATATTTGTAAGGAGATAAGAACCGTCCGTATTTTTGCCTGCAGACTacgcccgctctctctctgcctctttctctccgtctttccAGCAGGTTTATCATAGGCTACTGGTGTTGTACAAAACTGGCCAACACGGTCAGACTTGTTTTCAACGGATCAAGTTCAGATTTGATGCTGCGTGGAGTCATCCTAGGTTAGTCATTAATGTTTTATACACTACAATGATTTTGTAATTTTTGTTATGTTGATTTCGACGTGATATAAATGCTTGACTAATAATCTTTTTGGCTATATGGCATTTGTTTAAGATTTCGGTTGCGTGGAATGGTGAATTAAATAATAGGCTATAACTTCAAGTTGAATACACATTAATTAATACATGTCACATTTGTGATAAATGGAACAATTCTTAATTAAATTTTTGAACTTTGACTTGGTGGGACTTGTCAAATGATTTGCTTCCAATACGTACATTTTATTGACAAAGTCATAAACGCAAGGTTAATGTCTTGAAACATGTTGTAGCTTGTAAAGACGGTGAGTTTCAACAAAATGCACAGTGTTGGAAACCTGGCACCCATAATCATTCTTCACATTTATAGTGGGACTTTCTTTGCCGTTTGTGGGtgacacaatatatatatatatatatatatatatatatatttgtatttatatatcAGTATTGTTTATTCAAATTATTATGTGGATTATTGTGTATTATAAGATACAAATACTGATCTAAACAAATATTCTATATATTAATTGGTATGTTGGTTACCTATTGCTCAGCTTGAAACATGGATTTAGGCTATAAATTAACGATgtgtttattatcattatttTGACCATTGTAGGATTGTGAAAATCAGATAGTGTCTGAGTATGGCTTTATAATTATGTATAGACAGGTCATCATGCTCTAAATAGAGTAATGGGTTGATTAGCCTGCAGGACACTTCTCAATGGTGACTGCTGACTGCAGCAAGCACTTTGGCGAGATTAGACGAATTTTCATCACAAGGCGGCGACAAAGATATCTATTAGGCACAATTTCAAGCAGTTGGATTTAAGTTTATATTGACACAAATTTTGTCAACAATTTTCTCAAGCAACAATTTATAGGTAGCCTATGCAATAGACGTGTAAAAACACTCGAAAAATTTGCAAAAAGTTACAAACAATTATAAAGTTAAGATTGCATTTAACTACTGACATGCAGTAATTCAGGTTCATATTCGAACATAATTCATTGctctcaatttctctctttctcctcaaaGTATTTTAGATCACAAGAGCACATCATAACGATTGTTAAACATGTTACTCGTATTGGCTCAAGCATCGCGTGTTCATTAACGGTCTCCCTAATTGAAACAGCTCTAGTTAGGCTTTAATCAATCGCTTTATTAGATTTCCGTCCGCTTCTGGAACAGATTGAATGCTACCAGTTAGGGTATCATCTTATTAGCCCCTGCTGATAGTCGATGATCGGACACCGAAATAGTAGTTTGCACCATATTGATTATTTCGTGACTTTGCGTTAAAGCTGTCACGTCGCTTATGACCTTTATGTTGCCCCGTTGCAGCCTTAGCAGATACAACCCACTTTGGATCGGTCAATCCTTTTCAGATACGATGTCCAACCAAAAGCAAACGATTTGAATCTATATAGGCTTGCAGTGACAAGTAAACGTTTACTTCGCAACCGTGTGAAAGGAGAAACGTTTGTATTAAACATTCCTCATGTTAAGTAGGCTATACTTTGGATGATACTGCAACCGTAAACGTTTTACCAACACTGAAGTGCATCTTGAAGGAATCAGTATTTAAAACACCCACCGTAACACAGGCAGACTATTCAGCATTTTGACCTGATTAGCAATACGTGTTATCTGAAGTAGAAAAGAGACCGCATGCATAGTtcacttccagttgatttgctTCCTGTCAAGCAATTCCATAGTTGTATCTGGACATGCTTATGAGGAAGAGGTCAGACCAAGTCAGGTCACATGGCTGCCTCCTCAGCACTGTCCAACAACATGAATTCTTCTCCAGCAAGTTCTATTCTTACACTGTCAAATAAATGCAACACATGCTACGAGAATAAGATAGCAACATAACAATTAAATGTATACATCGACAGAATTATAAGTAGCCTATACATTGATTTTTTTAATCATCTATTAAAAGCTCTGGTATTAAAAGTTGCACATTTCAGTGCAATGTGATTTTAAAATGGTTCCTTCCAGATCCCAATATTTTA
Coding sequences:
- the barhl2 gene encoding barH-like 2 homeobox protein, which encodes MEGSSGSNFGIDTILSNANNSGNPVLMNGDFRLGDSRTADFRSQATPSPCSEIDTVGTAPSSPISVTMEHADPHLAQDSLQHHHHHHNQPPSLQLSPQPQQLGGAGCAPRTATSSFLIKDILGDSKPLAACAPYSTSVSSPHHTPKPESATGPDGFRPKLEQDENRNKLDKRDDIQSEMKCNGSKEEGDREISSSRDSPPVRSKKPRKARTAFSDHQLNQLERSFERQKYLSVQDRMDLAAALNLTDTQVKTWYQNRRTKWKRQTAVGLELLAEAGNYSALQRMFPSPYFYHPSLLGTMDSTTAAAAAAAMYSSMYRTPSAPHPSLQRPLVPRVLIHGLGPGGQPALNPLANSIPGTQHQR